The window tacaacttcAAAGGACCGGTATAGTACGGTAGGAGCGAACCTGCTGGAAGTGGGGAGCGCTTGGAAGTCACGAACGGCGCGGCCGCTATGTGCGCCACGCCGCCACCACATCGTAACCCCATCGCGTACCTGCAcacgtgtactccgttccGATGCAATGTACCGACGTACCTGCCGAGTACGGCACGTACCCTGCCCATCTACTATACACGAACCTGACTACGTGTAAGTGACCGagttgtacctgtactcgtTCGAGCAAGCCCGGGTGAGTACCCAGTACCCCCCTGCCGTGAGGCGATGCAGATGATTCGGCGGGAAAAGTCATGCAAGGTACGGGTTGCGAATACCTCGCCTCGACTCTTCACacgtgtacacgtactcgtCGGTAGCCACGAGACAATTTCTCGTCCCGGCTTCCCAAGCGGCTTcggcccctcccccccatcATCCCTCTCGTCTCGACTACTCCGTCGTCTCAAGGGCCGAGTGTGCGCAAGCCGTATAAAGCGGTTCCCTCCCTTTGCTCGTTCCGCATGTCGTCTGCTAGCAAGCAATAGCTGTAGCTTGCCCATCACCTCTCACCCAACGTCTTTGCTACTTAAGCCTTTTCGTCTTCGGACCACCGTCGACGAACAATCATTCCTTCCACAAGCTCGACGCTCCCTCATTCCTTGAAGCAGTCCatcaagcaagcaagcaggcaggcaggcaagcaagcaatCAGGCCGGCACGAGGCGTTGTATTCATACGAGATCGTACATACACGCGACCGCCAAGTCCGTCGCAACCCGCCACCTCCTTGCCGTttctcccgccgccggcattaAGATCTCTTGAGGCTAGTTCTCGAGATCACGGCCCTCGAAACAGAAAACAACAAAAACAGAAGAAATATCTATACAGCAGACGGACGACTTTCATCCGGTAAAGAGCCGCAAGCAGAAACAGACCAAAAAAAATAGAAGCAGATCACGATCACGATGCATTTCACCAATACCTTTCTGGCCCTGGCGGCCTCCGCTGTTGTCGCCAACGCCGCCTCCGTCACCTTCTGGCCGCTGGACAACTCGACACGGACCATCTACTTCACATCCAACCCGGGATCGTCCAGCTTGCCCCCCGTGACGGTCGGCTTGAAAAACGTCACGGTGCAGTTCCCGGACCAATGGGTTGGCAACTTTTACGCCGTTCGAAAGGGCCAACCGAACGTGCCCGGCATGCTGGGCGAGGTCCAGTTCGGCGGCTGGAAGGGGCTGACGTACTTTGACGTCTCGGCCATCGTGACGCCCGGCGACCATCTCAACGTGAAGCAGATGTGGCCGGCCCAGTCCCAGTCGCCCATGTCCGGATGCGAGGTGTTCCCGTGCAACAACGCGTACTACCTGCCGGACGACGTCCAGACCAAGAcgacgctcgaggtcgacctCTTCACcacgctcggcgtcggttCCACCGGCCTCAGCTTCGGTGGGCAGTCGTACTAGAGCAGCAGTGCTAGACTCAAGGCACTGCGCGACCCAGGTCGGGGTTTTTCGCACTCCCACGCCCGTTACATTCCACCACGCTCTTTCCACCCATCGCTCGAtccatccgccgccgcccctgcCGCTGCGCTGAGCGCTCGTCGGCAGGAGAGGCGGCACCCCGACCCGTCACGACGAAACGatgattttttttttcccttTACATTTCTTGTTAGACAGCCGAAAAGATATACCCCGTTGAGGTCATGGGGCAGGTGGGATGGGGGGGGACTCGCTTGTGCGAGCAAGCACCTGCGCCTCATACGTTGGACagtggcagcggcagcatggAACGCGGCAGGGCACGCGGCGAATCACGGCAGCTGTTTCGGGCGCTCGCATGCCGGCATCAACCAGCACCGGCACCGAGCCGCCTCTCTTCGACGGTCGTGGTTCTCCGCCGTGCATGCAGTTTGGGGGTGCTTTGGATGAGGCTGGCACTCGTTGACCATTTTTCCCGTTCTTCTTTCTCATTCTCACTCGTTCTCCCCAGCGGAGCATTTTTCAGACCAGACGACCCAGTTTCctgtaccaagtacatggcCGAGTACGGACTCGGGGGAGCATCACGGAGCGCCGAGAGGACTTGTTGGCCTTGTTGCGGTTGATGAGGTGAGGGAGCACAAGAGCACAAGAGCACAAGAGCACAAGAGCACCAGACATCAGATAGAGCCCAAGCCCGGCTTGTTCGATGGGAAGCAAACATCTTCTGCCCGTACCACCCGTCGTCCTGCCCTGCACCGTCCGCCCCTGCACCGTCCACGCCACCCCGCGCGGCGTGGACGAGTGAAGGAGCGAGTCCTACCGTTTGCCCTTGAGTGATGGATCGAGACGTcgttggtcgtcgtcgtcgttggcgaGTCGGCTGTTGCCACGTGCGCCGAGGACGGTTAGGCACCGCGCTTGTGCGAGAGGGTACTAGGTGCTAGGTAGGCATCTGCCAGTAACCCCGTACTACTGGTAGGCATCCTGCCACTAGCACCTTCGTATGGCGAGGCACCATGCGCCGCCAGCAGGCTGCAGGTACTTCACGCCGGCAATAGGCCACGTTGTGAAACATGCCACCGGGACGCCCCCCGTGGCTCGTCCAGCCGTGAGCTTACGAGTCGCGACGTGGCTTGCAGCGCGCAGCTCATGTACGCGCAACGGATGACACCAACAAGCACCAGCTAGTAGctactaagtaggtaagcacggagtacagatacGTACAGTCGTAcgtaagtattactccgtactctgcaatACATTCttttacttgcatgtacttgcgcaccTACAACGACTGCAGTACACCAAAGTACATACTATCATCTCCTGTAGTGcttgtaatactgtacttcgtacaCTTGTAATGGTCAGCAGCTGCACAAGTTGACTCGGCTACGCCCGTGACGGACCCGCTCGCCGCACCAGCCTCAGCAGTTGAAACGATGATAGCTGATGCAAGGCGAAAAGAGGTATTTGCTGTGCCGAAATGTGATCATCTTCATGTGTCATTTTGCACTCCGCAGTGTGCCACCGGTATTGTTCGAGTTCGAGAGGGCGCGCAGGACCAGAAGCAGCCACCAAAATTCACCTACACTCACAATGTTGTGCAAGCGCGAAAGGCACGTCGCAAACTCATGGTGTGCACCGTACCATCAAGCGcaatgccgtcgtcgagcttcttgcTCCTTGGCCAAGATGCGAGCGAGAAAATCCGTCATGCCTGATTGGAATTAACGTGAACCTCACCCCCCTCCTCTCGAACGGCTTGCCCCACCGCATAAAGATGCGCCGGatctgtacagtaagtaatacatgtcGTAAAGTTTATCCTTCCGTCAAGGGTGGCGGGACTGCCAAGCCAAAATTGACCACATCACCAGAGTACCGATACGGCGTTTCCCAagaatgggggggggggggggaaggggggaaCAATGGCTGAGCTGGTAGGTGATAGTTGCCAGGTGAAAGTCACGAGACCAGAGCTTTCGACTCGGTACGAATCATGACGTGCCAGCCTGCATGATTCTGAGGAAGGAGCTAGCAAGAGCAAGGTGCAGCTGCCAGGCCAGCAAGGAAGCGCACCTCCCTCGCCCCTTCTCTGCATGTTCCGGGATCGGCGAGACGTACCTCCGGCTCAGGCGTGGTCCGCTGATATGTACGTGTTTGAGGAGgccatgtactcggtacggagtaattcgTGGTGCGCTGTGTTAGGTACAGATGCACGGGAGCAAGAGCAAAGGGAAGCGCCCAGCACCTGTAGGCAGAAGACGTGCCGAAAAGCATCGAGGACAGCCGAGCAGAATAAGCGGCCTCTCCATGCATCCGGCGTCAGCGCAGGCAAACGACGCAGCGACAGGCAGACGACGCAGCGACAGGCAGACGACGCAGCGACAGGCAGACGACGCAGCGACAGGCAGACGATGCAGCGACAGGCAGACGACGCAGCGACAGGCAGGGAGACTGACACCGAGCGGCAGGATGAGATGAGGCGGACGTGCGAGCGGAGAACGCGTTCGGCTCGGTCCAcgatggatgatgatggtgatgaagATGCTCTTCCACCTTCTGGCTCACATCAGCGCCGCTACACGCCACCGCGCGACGGCATCGCAGCAGACGCCGCGGGGTTGTGTCTCAATGTGAGACcatgctgttgctgctgaaCGCCCCCAGACCCATGCTGACCCCTTGGAGCCTCCGACGTCGAAAGTTCCTTGGCCATGATTTCCTGACGCGGCCATTCGGGCATAAGATTTCCCTGCTCGGATCGAGCGCTCGACGACAGGGGAGGACCTCGGCTCGTCGTACAGACTGAAAGTTTGCCTTTCCACGAGCTTTAaagcgccctcgtcggcctctcaGGTGCTCGCAACTCCAATCAAAGTTGAGAGATTCGACTCAAGTCATTGTTCGGAACCCATTTCTGTGCTCTGGACACGCACGATTCGGAatcgagcagcagccgcaaCCGCAACCGCAACCGCATCCGCAACCGCAACCGCAACCGAAATCGCCACCGAAATCGCTAGAGATGCGCTTCCTCtccgccaccgtcaccgcTGCCCTCACCGCCCTTGCCGGGTAGGGGAACCTGCCCATCTCGACTCGTCCGATCATGCACCATACCGCTGACGCACATCCATGCAgcatggccgccttggccgaggGAGCACCGGGCGAAGTGAAGCCGTGCCCGACAgtgacgtcgacgtcggcgtgctcGACCTGCGTTCGTCCGTTCTGCGTGACGGAATCGACCCTTACCTGTCGCTACGGGTGCCCGACACCCGTGCCGACCGTCGTCAACAAATTTCCTTGCGGTGGACATTGTCCGGGGGGCTGCAACACCTTTTACGTGCTGACCAACTGCGGAAAGCCgggcccgacgccgacggcagcctgaACCTGGCGGGGCCGTCTATTCCACCCAAGGCCACCGACCAACTGATGTGGGTGTATCCATGAAACTTTGGAAGCGCGAGTACGTAGCTTGAAGAATCCGTTGAGGAGAATGTGCTTTCTTTATCGTGGCGTATTCGCCGAGTCCATACTCTtgctcggcgaggcggacCTGCGTAGCACGTGTACACTGCCAGAGCTGGCATTTCTCCCGTCCTAGCATGAAATGACGCAAAGCGTCCGACGCTGGCTTCACCGTGGCCCCCATGCTTCGCCGGTCGATTCCACCAGCTCCGTCCCTAGCATAGTGCTGATTTGACTAGTTCCCTCGCACCGGGCCGTCGGGTGAGTGGGTGCTGCTGCTAGCGAAGCCGCATCGGtaactattactccgtacatgcaaataAGCATGCGCCTCGTATCGGATGCTGCAGAACCACACGCAGGGTGGGCCGAAGGGCCTTTGCCGCTTGACAGGAGTCTGCCAGCACGACATTCGTTCTTTGCCGCCAAAAGATGCatatttatatttatatGCACATCTACGCTGGGGAGGCCCGGCCGTCAATCGTGCGATGTCTACCGATGCTCCCGAACGACGAAATCTTGGCTCGCTCGCGTCGAGAATGTGGTCATCTGATGTACGATGGTGCAAGGAAGAAGTGCATCGCTTGCTTCCGGGGATATGTGGGCGAGTGAACTTGATATATGGTTCCCCACACCATCCAACGGAGGCGGAAGCTGGCGATGCCGTTGCTCATGCGGCCGATCCCTGTGCCATCGATACGCTGTTGGTGACGGATGAATCTACAATAAGCAAGATTTGGTCCGCTTGCTGGATGAAGGGATGGCAGACAACAGTACTCGATGCTACTGCGACATGACATGcctgtgtacatgtactgcagtTGGTACTGGCATCCCGCTTGCTGCTGTCTGGGGTACGGAATTACTCGccaatgtacggagtactccatacttgcatgtacatgtaagtactgtatttgcaATAAttacaaagtacggagtagagaaTACAAGTCCAGTAATattccgtaagtacatgagCTCTGCTCTTGGATGTACACTAAAGGACATGGCCCCTGGCAGCATGCTCTTGGTcatacaggtacttgcatccCCACAGGGTTGTGGCACAGTCCACCAAATATCTACTACTAACaaacagtactccgtacagagtactaggtagtttacgcctacagtactccgtacttcgtacagtacgcagTAATTACGCCGTACAGAGTGCAGATCTCAAAtctacagcaagtacctaccttaGTAGTGGGCAGTAGGTAGtttgtacgtgtactgtacactcaCTAATTACAGAGCAGGACACGGTATACCTGAGCATGGACaagtaagtgctccgtacatttAAGCATTTCATACGCAGTATCAGAATTCTTGTTCATGACGGAatgcctgtacatgtaattaagCTGTTACTCATACAATTCGACAAGACAAATTACGATGTAGTATTGCCTCATTTCACGGCATAATCAACCCGGTTAGGCAAGTCATCGTATACATTACAGGTAGTTGCACGTGTTGGTGCTGCCTACAGTGAGGAAGTGCTACTGTAACTCTGCATCTACAAGCAGGACATACTtcctgtagttgtacatgtacctgcggTACGAGTAATACGGAGAACCTAATGtcatgtatgtactccgaacGAAGCGCTGACATGTACGGATAACCTGTGCGGTATTATTCAAGTACGGTGTACCTTGAGTACAATGGAGGAGTCTTCAGGACATGCGCTAGCAGGAGAAGGTCTCCACATTGTTCGCGCTGAGCTCcataagcaagtacatgcacccagggcacggagtattatgaACCTGGTAATCCTCCATATTAATGGAACTTTCCATTCCAACTCTGTACCTA of the Drechmeria coniospora strain ARSEF 6962 chromosome 01, whole genome shotgun sequence genome contains:
- a CDS encoding SchS21 protein (SchS21 protein_); protein product: MHFTNTFLALAASAVVANAASVTFWPLDNSTRTIYFTSNPGSSSLPPVTVGLKNVTVQFPDQWVGNFYAVRKGQPNVPGMLGEVQFGGWKGLTYFDVSAIVTPGDHLNVKQMWPAQSQSPMSGCEVFPCNNAYYLPDDVQTKTTLEVDLFTTLGVGSTGLSFGGQSY